The following coding sequences lie in one Euzebyales bacterium genomic window:
- a CDS encoding class I SAM-dependent methyltransferase — translation MSIPFVYETFQRLVGSPRVRNTLVDRYVGVRPGLRVLDIGCGPGVLIEHLPGVAYTGTDVSARYIETARRKYGDRATFYRGRVEDLDPSELGEFDVVIAKSLIHHIDEDEALHLFEVASTVLAEDGRLVTLDAAYTPDMSRAARFVVSRDRGQSILAPEGYEALARRRFTDVEVEVQHGLLRIPYTHVFMSCARPRTAPTSLSDR, via the coding sequence TTGTCCATCCCGTTTGTCTACGAGACCTTCCAGCGGCTCGTGGGATCACCGCGGGTACGGAACACCCTGGTCGACCGGTACGTCGGCGTCCGTCCAGGGCTGCGAGTCCTCGACATCGGCTGCGGTCCCGGTGTCCTGATCGAGCACCTCCCCGGCGTTGCGTACACCGGTACGGACGTCAGCGCGCGGTACATCGAAACCGCCCGACGGAAGTACGGCGACCGCGCCACCTTCTACCGTGGGAGGGTCGAGGACCTCGATCCGAGTGAGCTCGGTGAGTTCGACGTCGTCATCGCCAAGAGCTTGATCCACCACATCGATGAGGACGAAGCCCTCCACCTCTTCGAGGTGGCCTCGACCGTGCTTGCCGAGGACGGCCGGTTGGTGACGCTCGACGCGGCGTACACGCCCGACATGTCACGCGCCGCGCGCTTCGTCGTCAGTCGCGATCGCGGTCAGAGCATCCTGGCGCCCGAGGGCTACGAGGCCCTCGCACGACGCAGGTTCACCGACGTCGAGGTCGAGGTACAGCACGGCCTGCTACGGATCCCCTACACCCACGTCTTCATGTCATGCGCCCGCCCCAGGACCGCACCGACATCACTGAGCGACCGATGA